The following proteins are co-located in the Haloarcula marismortui ATCC 43049 genome:
- the malQ gene encoding 4-alpha-glucanotransferase produces the protein MQFERQSGVFLHLTSLPGPHGIGDLGAGARAFVDFLDRADQSLWQFCPLGPTASIHGNSPYQSSSAFAGNPLLIDLRDLTDRGYLTEADTEPPDDFSGQQVNYDRVTEFKEARLRDAYAAFEESASDADQQSFTKFCEREAGWLDDYALFTALKAEFDDAGWMDWPDDIRTREPAAMERYQDDLADDIRYHKFVQWCFDSQWQALADYAAERDIGLVGDLPIYVGLDSADVWAYPEVFRLDDDHHPAEVAGVPPNPGDDGQRWGNPVYDWDALRANDYGWWVDRFERLFDLVDIARIDHFKGFDEFWSIPAEADDPAAGQWRDGPGAHFFETVRDRLGELPFFVEDLGFLDESIVALRDEFGFPGMRVPQYADWCEEGHMYQPMHYPESAVGYTSTHDTDTIVGYYRDLADRQRDCLHYNLGTDGDEINWDLIEAVWNSNAIVAMTTMQDLLGLGSDTRFNVPGTATGNWQWRVTDTALDADIAERLRRVTDRTIR, from the coding sequence ATGCAATTCGAACGGCAGAGTGGCGTGTTTCTCCACCTGACGTCGCTTCCGGGGCCACACGGCATCGGTGACCTCGGTGCTGGCGCGCGGGCGTTCGTCGATTTCCTCGACCGGGCAGACCAGTCGCTGTGGCAGTTCTGTCCGCTCGGTCCGACGGCGAGCATCCACGGGAACTCCCCGTATCAGTCCTCGTCCGCCTTCGCGGGGAACCCCTTGCTCATCGACCTGCGGGACCTCACCGACCGCGGCTATCTCACGGAGGCCGACACTGAACCGCCCGACGACTTCTCAGGACAGCAGGTCAACTACGACCGCGTAACCGAGTTCAAGGAAGCCCGGCTCCGGGACGCGTACGCCGCCTTCGAGGAGAGCGCAAGCGACGCGGACCAGCAGTCGTTTACCAAGTTCTGTGAGCGCGAGGCCGGCTGGCTCGACGACTACGCACTGTTCACGGCACTGAAAGCCGAGTTCGACGATGCCGGCTGGATGGACTGGCCGGACGATATCAGAACGCGCGAGCCAGCGGCCATGGAGCGATATCAGGACGACTTGGCCGACGACATTCGCTATCACAAGTTCGTCCAGTGGTGTTTCGACAGCCAGTGGCAGGCGCTGGCCGACTACGCGGCCGAGCGGGACATCGGCCTCGTGGGCGACCTGCCGATCTACGTCGGTCTCGACTCGGCGGATGTCTGGGCGTATCCCGAGGTGTTCCGACTCGACGACGACCACCACCCTGCAGAGGTGGCCGGCGTGCCGCCCAACCCCGGCGACGACGGCCAGCGGTGGGGGAATCCCGTCTACGACTGGGACGCTCTCCGTGCGAACGACTACGGCTGGTGGGTCGACCGATTCGAGCGGCTGTTTGATCTCGTCGACATCGCCCGCATCGACCACTTCAAAGGCTTCGACGAGTTCTGGTCGATTCCGGCCGAAGCGGACGACCCGGCCGCCGGACAGTGGCGGGACGGCCCCGGCGCGCATTTCTTCGAGACGGTCAGAGACAGGCTCGGCGAACTCCCGTTTTTCGTCGAGGACCTGGGCTTTCTCGACGAGAGTATCGTCGCGCTCCGAGACGAGTTCGGCTTCCCCGGGATGCGCGTGCCGCAGTACGCCGACTGGTGCGAAGAGGGGCACATGTATCAACCGATGCACTACCCGGAGTCCGCCGTCGGCTACACGTCGACCCACGACACGGACACCATCGTCGGCTACTACCGCGACCTCGCGGACCGGCAACGGGACTGTCTCCACTACAATCTCGGCACTGACGGAGATGAAATCAACTGGGACCTCATCGAGGCGGTGTGGAACTCGAACGCAATCGTTGCCATGACCACTATGCAGGACCTGCTCGGCCTCGGTAGTGACACCCGGTTCAACGTTCCCGGCACGGCGACCGGGAACTGGCAGTGGCGGGTGACCGATACGGCGCTTGATGCCGATATTGCCGAGCGACTTCGGCGCGTCACCGACAGAACAATCCGCTGA
- a CDS encoding sugar phosphate nucleotidyltransferase yields the protein MDAIVLAGGYATRLWPITRRRPKMLLPVGETTVIDGVLQSLEDDDRIGTTYLSTNEAFADEFEAHIDEMGYEKVQLSVESTADEDEKFGVVGALAQLIDREGIDDDLFVIGGDNLIGFDPSEFLDFFEERDGPALAAYDVGSREKAKSYGLVELDGERVVDFQEKPDNPKSTLVSIACYAFPADSLRFEEYLSGDNNPDEPGWYIDWLQQQEPVSAFTFDDVWFDIGTPDSYFETVEWKLDGGSLIHPDATVENSEIGDTVHVMAGAEVTDSSLDRSIVFPDAEVHDCDIDETILGENVHVEGYNMSGSLIINR from the coding sequence ATGGACGCGATAGTTCTAGCTGGCGGCTACGCGACACGGCTGTGGCCTATCACTCGGCGTCGGCCAAAGATGCTCCTCCCGGTCGGCGAAACGACCGTCATCGACGGCGTTCTCCAGTCACTGGAAGACGACGACCGGATCGGGACGACGTACCTCAGCACGAACGAGGCCTTCGCCGACGAGTTTGAGGCCCACATCGACGAGATGGGCTATGAAAAAGTCCAACTCTCCGTCGAGAGTACGGCTGACGAAGACGAGAAGTTCGGCGTCGTCGGCGCGCTCGCGCAACTGATCGACCGCGAGGGCATCGACGACGACCTGTTTGTCATCGGCGGCGACAACCTCATCGGCTTCGACCCCTCGGAGTTTCTGGATTTCTTCGAGGAGCGCGACGGGCCGGCACTCGCCGCCTACGACGTGGGCTCACGGGAGAAAGCCAAGTCCTACGGGCTCGTCGAACTCGACGGCGAGCGCGTCGTCGACTTCCAGGAGAAGCCCGACAACCCCAAGAGCACGCTCGTCTCGATTGCCTGTTACGCCTTCCCGGCCGACTCGCTCCGCTTTGAGGAGTACCTCTCGGGCGACAACAACCCCGACGAACCGGGCTGGTACATCGACTGGCTGCAACAGCAGGAGCCGGTGTCCGCGTTCACGTTCGACGACGTCTGGTTCGACATCGGAACGCCCGACTCGTATTTCGAAACGGTCGAGTGGAAACTCGACGGCGGGTCGCTCATCCACCCCGACGCGACCGTCGAGAACTCCGAGATCGGTGACACCGTCCATGTGATGGCTGGGGCGGAAGTGACCGACAGCAGCCTCGACCGGTCCATCGTCTTCCCGGACGCCGAGGTCCACGACTGTGATATCGACGAAACGATTCTCGGCGAGAACGTCCACGTCGAGGGGTACAACATGTCCGGGTCGCTCATCATCAACCGCTGA
- a CDS encoding DUF7510 family protein: MAQPETEPVTFEMTIDDGRTRIDVSGDRDTAVVVRSKSGEKIYLPPEDFDRPPEDRQTPYDSPYQSADGTADSPYRTQTDTTSVTGLEPTADGYLIVHPEPVTDVRFLR; encoded by the coding sequence ATGGCACAACCAGAAACGGAGCCAGTCACGTTCGAGATGACAATCGACGACGGCCGGACCAGAATCGATGTTTCGGGCGACCGCGACACGGCCGTCGTGGTCCGCTCGAAATCGGGCGAGAAAATATACCTGCCACCGGAGGATTTCGACCGCCCGCCGGAAGACAGACAGACACCGTACGACAGCCCCTACCAGTCGGCTGACGGGACCGCTGACAGCCCCTATCGGACGCAAACGGATACGACGTCCGTGACAGGGCTGGAGCCGACTGCCGACGGCTACCTAATCGTTCACCCGGAGCCGGTCACTGACGTTCGCTTCCTCCGGTAA
- a CDS encoding glycosyltransferase family 4 protein — protein sequence MPPNVLMLGWGFPPNITGGLDTAIGELFEQLEPRDDIEFELVLPAEYAPPDRDGIHGVSTGSGDIITRIGRLAGEFADKAADADIIHTNDWFGYNPGSRAKSSHDVEWISTFHSLSADRNVTPPQREVETEQRVANRSDHVVAVSKFTQRRIREQYDADSTVIYNGFSSVEPTGRDIKAELGIDGKMLFFVGRHTDQKGLSYLLYALSKLGQDDVSLVLGGSGHLTEQLERFAELLGVEDRVYFPGYLPQSELGDYYNSADLFVSPSLAEPFGITIVEALSVGTRVVACESGAAELLNEDCVIEVEPDSDSIAEGIEHALSLSTPIEYDVRTWGEVADEHVAFYHEVLNEA from the coding sequence ATGCCACCGAACGTTCTGATGCTTGGCTGGGGGTTCCCACCCAACATCACCGGCGGGCTTGATACCGCTATCGGGGAGCTGTTCGAACAGCTCGAACCGAGAGACGACATCGAGTTCGAACTGGTGTTGCCCGCGGAGTACGCGCCGCCGGACCGCGACGGCATCCACGGCGTCTCGACGGGCAGCGGTGACATCATCACCCGTATTGGCCGGCTAGCTGGGGAGTTCGCCGACAAAGCGGCCGACGCCGACATCATCCACACGAACGACTGGTTCGGCTACAACCCCGGCTCGCGGGCCAAATCGTCCCACGATGTGGAGTGGATTTCGACCTTCCACTCGCTATCGGCGGACCGCAACGTGACGCCACCACAGCGTGAGGTCGAAACAGAGCAGCGGGTCGCCAACCGCTCGGACCACGTCGTCGCGGTGAGCAAGTTCACACAGCGGCGGATTCGCGAGCAGTACGACGCCGACTCGACGGTCATCTACAACGGGTTCTCGTCGGTGGAGCCGACGGGTCGGGATATCAAAGCGGAGCTCGGTATCGACGGGAAAATGCTGTTTTTCGTCGGTCGACACACCGACCAGAAGGGGCTGTCGTACCTGCTGTACGCGCTCTCGAAGCTCGGTCAGGACGACGTGAGCCTTGTACTCGGCGGCTCAGGCCACCTCACCGAACAGCTCGAACGGTTCGCGGAGCTACTGGGCGTCGAGGACCGGGTCTACTTCCCGGGGTATCTCCCTCAGTCGGAACTTGGGGACTACTACAACAGCGCCGACCTGTTCGTCTCGCCGTCGCTTGCGGAACCGTTCGGCATCACCATCGTCGAAGCACTGTCGGTCGGGACGCGCGTCGTCGCCTGCGAGAGCGGGGCGGCGGAACTCCTCAACGAGGACTGTGTCATTGAGGTCGAGCCCGATTCGGACTCCATCGCCGAGGGAATCGAGCACGCGCTATCGCTGTCGACGCCGATCGAGTACGACGTTCGAACCTGGGGCGAAGTCGCTGACGAGCACGTCGCGTTCTACCACGAGGTTCTGAACGAAGCCTGA
- a CDS encoding FAD-dependent oxidoreductase: MAIETDVLVVGGGATGAGVARDLALRGIDVTLVERDGLTSGTSGRSHGLLHSGARYAEADRVGAEECITENRILKEIAGACIRDTGGLFVQLAGDDPDYFETKRAACEEIGIPVETLDADAARERVPDLASDVERAFEVPDAVIYPSRLVAANAADARDHGATIHPHAPVEDVLVEDGHVAGVQVGGTVEDTIEADYVVNATGAWAGEFAAMADLDVEMQPTRGVMVSVEYDDLGPVLNRCRDPDDGDIVVPHESEAVLGTTSVPVRDPDEYETEQWEVEESIEECAAMLPSVADAPEVRTWWGVRPLYAPDEAERGRGISRGFFLLDHADDGVDNMASIVGGKLTTYRQMAEATADLVCDDLGVDAACRTADQTLPSVDDPAQLDALVAEFDGQGPTDEDVVGSA; encoded by the coding sequence ATGGCAATTGAGACGGATGTCCTCGTCGTCGGTGGTGGCGCGACCGGCGCTGGCGTCGCTCGTGACCTGGCACTCCGTGGTATCGACGTGACACTCGTCGAGCGTGACGGCCTGACAAGTGGCACCTCCGGGCGCTCGCACGGACTGCTGCACAGCGGTGCCCGCTACGCCGAGGCAGACCGGGTGGGTGCCGAGGAGTGCATCACCGAAAACCGGATACTCAAGGAAATCGCCGGGGCCTGCATCCGCGACACCGGGGGGTTGTTCGTCCAGCTCGCCGGGGACGACCCCGATTATTTCGAGACCAAGCGGGCGGCCTGTGAGGAGATCGGCATCCCGGTAGAGACACTTGACGCCGACGCGGCCCGCGAGCGAGTCCCTGACCTCGCATCGGATGTCGAGCGCGCGTTCGAGGTTCCCGACGCCGTCATCTATCCGTCGCGGCTCGTCGCCGCGAACGCCGCAGACGCCCGCGACCACGGCGCAACGATACACCCACACGCGCCCGTCGAAGACGTACTCGTTGAGGACGGGCACGTGGCCGGCGTGCAGGTCGGCGGGACGGTCGAGGACACCATCGAAGCCGACTACGTCGTCAACGCGACCGGTGCCTGGGCGGGCGAGTTCGCCGCGATGGCCGACCTCGACGTCGAGATGCAACCCACGCGGGGTGTGATGGTCTCGGTCGAGTACGACGACCTCGGGCCGGTGCTCAACCGCTGTCGGGACCCCGACGACGGCGATATCGTCGTGCCACACGAAAGCGAGGCCGTCCTCGGAACGACAAGCGTGCCCGTCCGTGACCCGGACGAGTACGAGACCGAACAGTGGGAAGTCGAAGAGAGCATCGAGGAATGTGCGGCGATGCTACCCTCAGTCGCGGACGCCCCCGAGGTCCGGACCTGGTGGGGCGTCCGGCCGCTGTACGCGCCCGACGAGGCCGAGCGCGGCCGCGGCATCTCGCGGGGCTTCTTCTTGCTCGACCACGCCGATGACGGCGTCGACAACATGGCGAGCATCGTCGGCGGCAAACTGACCACTTACCGGCAGATGGCCGAGGCGACGGCCGACCTCGTCTGTGACGACCTCGGCGTCGACGCCGCTTGCCGGACTGCAGACCAGACGCTCCCAAGCGTCGACGACCCGGCGCAGTTGGACGCGCTCGTGGCCGAGTTCGACGGGCAGGGCCCGACTGACGAAGACGTGGTCGGGTCAGCGTAA
- a CDS encoding translation initiation factor eIF-2B translates to MINETVRQIEEMETQSSSIAAVKAAKALRELTDRECHTVEDFCRVVERNSSALQRANRSHAPLYTTQQRIVTDLKDADLDSVSAAKERLLETIDEVVTEIETSKDRAAERAATLIDDGDVLVTHENSSTVMATLMAALDDGKEFHLYASESRPHFLGRRTARQLADRDGADVTLIVDGAVGHYLSEADRVFVGMNCLIDDVVYNRIGTLPLAATANEMDVPVTVVGTSSKFIGSGFTFRNTFRQGSDVMLEPPEGFDIGNPGYDATPTSLLDTVVTEDGILQF, encoded by the coding sequence ATGATAAACGAGACCGTTCGGCAGATCGAGGAAATGGAGACACAGAGTTCCTCGATTGCCGCCGTGAAAGCCGCCAAAGCGCTCCGCGAACTGACAGACCGCGAGTGCCACACGGTCGAGGATTTCTGCCGCGTTGTCGAGCGCAACAGCAGCGCACTCCAGCGGGCAAACCGCTCGCACGCGCCGCTATACACCACACAGCAACGTATCGTCACAGACCTGAAAGACGCTGACCTCGACTCTGTCTCGGCGGCCAAGGAGCGACTGCTTGAGACGATCGACGAGGTCGTTACGGAAATCGAGACCAGTAAGGACCGCGCAGCGGAGCGAGCAGCGACGCTCATCGACGACGGCGATGTGCTGGTAACACACGAGAACTCCTCGACAGTGATGGCGACGCTCATGGCGGCACTGGACGACGGCAAGGAGTTCCACCTGTACGCGAGCGAGTCCCGGCCGCATTTCCTTGGCCGTCGAACCGCCCGCCAGTTGGCCGACCGGGACGGGGCCGACGTGACGCTCATCGTCGACGGCGCAGTTGGCCACTATCTCTCGGAGGCCGACCGCGTCTTCGTCGGTATGAACTGCCTCATCGACGACGTGGTGTACAACCGTATCGGAACGCTCCCGCTGGCCGCGACGGCTAACGAGATGGATGTTCCCGTGACCGTCGTCGGAACCTCCTCAAAGTTCATCGGAAGCGGCTTCACCTTCAGGAACACGTTCCGGCAAGGTTCTGACGTGATGCTCGAACCGCCAGAGGGGTTCGATATCGGGAACCCGGGCTACGACGCGACGCCGACCAGCCTGCTCGACACGGTCGTCACGGAGGACGGTATCCTGCAGTTCTGA